In Zingiber officinale cultivar Zhangliang chromosome 6A, Zo_v1.1, whole genome shotgun sequence, a single genomic region encodes these proteins:
- the LOC121995368 gene encoding nudix hydrolase 18, mitochondrial-like, protein MANSGPQKCRQLQRYTSCGSRLIVGCIPYKIKNKEAACDIIPHQSVEVLVVSSTKKRAEIMFPKGGWEADETMIQAAYRETYEEAGVLGIVEGNLGKWSYKSKSNDNRDREAVMFAFNVKEEVIYWPEGALRTRKWMSVEEVMAECKHVWMKEALARFVFCLSSSITKTDDDDGGGVGGSLDHH, encoded by the exons ATGGCGAACTCGGGGCCTCAGAAATGCCGGCAGCTGCAGCGCTACACCAGCTGTGGAAGCCGCCTTATCGTCGG GTGCATTCCGTACAAGATCAAGAATAAGGAGGCGGCATGCGACATAATTCCTCATCAATCTGTCGAGGTTCTCGTTGTCAGCTCCACCAAGAAACGAGCTGAGATCATGTTCCCTAAG GGAGGTTGGGAAGCCGATGAAACGATGATCCAGGCAGCCTACCGGGAGACGTACGAGGAAGCCGGTGTGCTGGGAATCGTTGAG GGTAATCTTGGAAAATGGAGTTACAAGAGCAAGAGCAACGATAACAGGGATCGCGAGGCCGTCATGTTCGCTTTTAACGTTAAAGAGGAGGTCATCTATTGGCCTGAGGGAGCTCTGCGAACTCGAAAATGG aTGAGCGTGGAAGAAGTGATGGCGGAGTGCAAGCATGTGTGGATGAAGGAAGCATTAGCCAGATTCGTATTCTGTCTCTCTAGTTCCATAACCAAaacagatgatgatgatggtggTGGTGTCGGAGGCTCACTGGATCATCATTAG